GCCTGTCACATTTCCCTGCACCCGGCTGATCAAAGGGATTCCAGGAGGGTTCTGAATCTGTCGGGGCGCTGTCAGGGTGGAGGTTGCCGCAAAGAATTGATTAAAGTTGTACGCGGGTGTCTCCCGCCGGAAATCAATCAGAAGCAAACTATGAAAAGTGATCAGGTCTGCATATTGGTAGAGTACATTCAAGAGGACGGTAATGTCGCTATACCCGGTCACAATTTTGGGATTCTGTCGAATCACTTCAAAGTCGAGATAAGGGAGGATTCCTCCCACTCCGACTCCGCCGCGGGAGGGCAGGATCATCTTAACTGCCTTGTTTCGAAACATGTCCATCAGATCGGCTGCCCGCTGTTCGGGAGGTCCTGCAAGAAACCCGGTGTAAGCGTACACATTCTTGCCTAGAATCACGTTAAAACCCATGGTGCGAAGGGTTTGTACCCGTTCATTTATGATATTGGCGCCTAACGGACTTCCCAAAGTGACGATTCCAATCGTATCTCCCCTCTGCAGAATGGGCGGTCTGATTGGCATATGTTTTCAAGCCTCCCTAAATTTAGC
This genomic window from Effusibacillus lacus contains:
- a CDS encoding S66 peptidase family protein translates to MPIRPPILQRGDTIGIVTLGSPLGANIINERVQTLRTMGFNVILGKNVYAYTGFLAGPPEQRAADLMDMFRNKAVKMILPSRGGVGVGGILPYLDFEVIRQNPKIVTGYSDITVLLNVLYQYADLITFHSLLLIDFRRETPAYNFNQFFAATSTLTAPRQIQNPPGIPLISRVQGNVTGRVVGGNLTSFVGTLGTPYEIDTRGKIILIEETHEPVNTVYRFVSHLLLAGKFRDCAGIIIGQCTDCQIAYGTTFDDMVNAVLVPLGKPLMTNLQTAHGLYKAAIPIGANVNLNTYNNTLTVLEPTVSA